The Cellulomonas sp. S1-8 genome has a window encoding:
- a CDS encoding ABC transporter permease — MTTATSPAAAPPARRVLAQAAFEARMILRNGEQVLVTTVVPVLALVVLVQGTFVEVDTAGATRVDFLTPGVLALAVMTASFTSQAIATAFDRRNGVLRLMATTPLGRDGLLAGKVLGVLAVEAVQVLLIGAAALLLGWRPDPVGVVLALVGVVLGTAAFTALALLVAGTLRAEAVLALANLLLLVLALGGGVIVPADRLPGPLAAIAPWLPSGALGDVMRAALLDGTLPLLPVLVLVGWTLGLGALAARLFRWH; from the coding sequence ATGACGACGGCCACGTCACCCGCCGCCGCGCCGCCGGCCCGGCGCGTCCTCGCGCAGGCCGCGTTCGAGGCCCGCATGATCCTGCGCAACGGCGAGCAGGTGCTCGTCACCACCGTGGTGCCCGTGCTCGCACTGGTCGTCCTGGTGCAGGGCACGTTCGTCGAGGTCGACACCGCGGGCGCGACGCGGGTCGACTTCCTCACCCCCGGCGTGCTGGCGCTGGCGGTGATGACGGCGTCCTTCACGTCCCAGGCCATCGCGACCGCGTTCGACCGCCGCAACGGCGTGCTGCGCCTCATGGCGACGACACCGCTGGGCCGCGACGGGCTGCTGGCCGGCAAGGTGCTGGGCGTCCTGGCGGTCGAGGCGGTGCAGGTGCTCCTCATCGGTGCCGCCGCGCTCCTCCTCGGCTGGCGTCCCGACCCGGTCGGGGTGGTCCTCGCGCTGGTCGGCGTCGTGCTGGGCACGGCCGCGTTCACCGCCCTCGCGCTGCTCGTCGCCGGGACCCTGCGCGCCGAGGCGGTGCTGGCGCTCGCCAACCTCCTGCTGCTGGTCCTCGCGCTGGGCGGCGGCGTGATCGTCCCCGCCGACCGGCTGCCCGGCCCCCTGGCTGCGATCGCGCCGTGGCTGCCGTCGGGCGCGCTGGGTGACGTCATGCGCGCGGCGCTGCTGGACGGGACGCTGCCCCTGCTGCCCGTGCTGGTCCTCGTGGGCTGGACGCTGGGCCTGGGCGCGCTCGCCGCACGGCTGTTCCGCTGGCACTGA
- a CDS encoding ABC transporter ATP-binding protein, protein MPHSPAVEVRGLVKRYDGRAVVDGLDLTASAGHVTAVLGPNGAGKTTTVECCEGLRAPDAGTVRVLGLDPVADGAALRPAVGVMLQDGGLPTGVRAREMLDHVARMYADPWDTDALAERLGLGAFSRTTVRRLSGGQRQRLALAVAVVGRPRVVFLDEPSAGMDPQSRLAVWELVRELRDGGAAVILTTHLMEEAEDLADHVVVVDHGTVLAQGSVGELLATDVDPRRAATLVVHTATDVDPAGLATLLGPGFAVERRSGSVLAVTGAVDPATIAGVTAWLAGRAVLVTRLDLGRRTLEDVFLDLTGRSLR, encoded by the coding sequence GTGCCGCACTCCCCTGCCGTCGAGGTCCGCGGCCTCGTCAAGAGGTACGACGGGCGCGCGGTCGTCGACGGACTCGACCTCACCGCGTCCGCGGGTCACGTCACCGCGGTCCTGGGGCCCAACGGCGCCGGCAAGACCACCACCGTCGAGTGCTGCGAGGGCCTGCGCGCCCCGGACGCCGGCACGGTCCGCGTCCTGGGTCTCGACCCCGTGGCCGACGGCGCGGCCCTGCGCCCCGCCGTCGGCGTCATGCTGCAGGACGGCGGCCTGCCGACGGGCGTGCGCGCGCGGGAGATGCTCGACCACGTCGCCCGGATGTACGCCGACCCGTGGGACACCGACGCGCTCGCCGAACGGCTCGGGCTCGGGGCCTTCTCCCGCACGACGGTCCGACGCCTGTCCGGCGGGCAGCGGCAGCGCCTCGCGCTCGCCGTCGCCGTGGTGGGGCGTCCGCGCGTGGTGTTCCTCGACGAGCCGAGCGCTGGCATGGACCCGCAGTCGCGGCTCGCCGTCTGGGAGCTCGTGCGCGAGCTGCGCGACGGCGGCGCCGCGGTGATCCTCACGACGCACCTCATGGAGGAGGCCGAGGACCTCGCGGACCACGTCGTGGTCGTCGACCACGGCACCGTCCTCGCGCAGGGCAGCGTCGGCGAGCTGCTCGCCACCGACGTCGACCCGCGGCGCGCGGCCACGCTCGTCGTGCACACCGCGACGGACGTCGACCCGGCGGGCCTCGCGACGCTCCTCGGCCCGGGGTTCGCGGTCGAGCGACGCTCCGGGTCGGTCCTGGCCGTGACCGGTGCGGTCGACCCCGCGACGATCGCCGGCGTCACCGCCTGGCTGGCCGGGCGCGCGGTCCTCGTCACGCGGCTCGACCTGGGACGGCGCACCCTCGAGGACGTCTTCCTCGACCTCACCGGACGGAGCCTGCGATGA
- a CDS encoding helix-turn-helix transcriptional regulator: MAGFTPLADRSPDVDRTPDAAGDDASTRRRILQLVAADGPVSAADLAAALDLAAAGVRRHLQALEHAERVTVHDGPAGARGRGRPARRYVVTGQGQAALSHRYAEIAADALHFLAHSAGPQAVQQFAEQRVRELEQRHAGAVDAAGPDVAARAEALAQALALDGYASSARPVPGTTVVQLCQGHCPVQEVAAQFPQLCEAETRAFGRLLGVHVQRLSTLTTGGHVCTTSIPTVPSRAPAGVATGPPPPDRAPGTAPATPTHAPAPVHSTEGPTR, from the coding sequence ATGGCCGGCTTCACGCCGCTCGCCGACCGCAGCCCCGACGTCGACCGCACCCCCGACGCCGCCGGCGACGACGCCTCGACGCGGCGCCGCATCCTGCAGCTCGTGGCCGCCGACGGACCCGTCAGCGCCGCGGACCTCGCCGCCGCCCTCGACCTCGCCGCCGCGGGCGTGCGCCGCCACCTGCAGGCCCTCGAGCACGCCGAGCGCGTCACCGTCCACGACGGCCCCGCCGGTGCCCGCGGCCGCGGCCGACCCGCCCGCCGGTACGTCGTCACGGGTCAGGGACAGGCGGCCCTGTCGCACCGGTACGCGGAGATCGCCGCCGACGCCCTGCACTTCCTGGCCCACTCCGCCGGGCCGCAGGCCGTGCAGCAGTTCGCCGAGCAGCGTGTCCGCGAGCTCGAGCAGCGGCACGCGGGCGCCGTGGACGCCGCCGGACCTGACGTCGCCGCGCGCGCCGAGGCGCTCGCGCAGGCGCTCGCCCTCGACGGGTACGCCTCCTCGGCGCGTCCCGTGCCGGGCACCACCGTGGTCCAGCTCTGCCAGGGGCACTGCCCCGTGCAGGAGGTGGCCGCCCAGTTCCCGCAGCTCTGCGAGGCCGAGACCCGGGCGTTCGGCCGGCTGCTCGGCGTGCACGTGCAGCGGCTCTCGACCCTGACCACCGGCGGGCACGTGTGCACCACCAGCATCCCGACCGTCCCGAGCCGGGCGCCCGCGGGCGTCGCGACCGGACCCCCACCCCCCGACCGGGCTCCGGGCACCGCGCCCGCCACCCCGACCCACGCCCCTGCCCCTGTGCACTCGACGGAAGGACCGACACGATGA